CGATTGCGAATGGGGTGTAAAaaaggtgaatgcagctctggttgTAAGTGGAGTATAAGGGTGGTTAATGCAGCTCTGGGCTTAATTGGAGTGCAGTGAAAAGAGCCACATGTGTGACTGGAATAGGACAACGGCGAGTGCAGCTCCGGGTGTGACGTGATGTAGTGCAGGATCGGTGATTATGTGGATTATCTCTGGATACCACCAGAGCTGCAGGACCAGTTTCAGAGGCGATTATTTCCAGGATGTGACAGTCATGagcccgggaaagctgggtgacaaccctgtGGGGTCCATTAACACCTCGCACCCCAGCGGTCACCCAGCCTGAGGGGGAGGGGCTCGCTGCCAGGTGTACAGCAGCTGCTGCCGGGGCCCGAGATCTGACACCGGGATCTCATCTGTCAGAGGGCAGCCGAGCGAGACCAGCGCCAGTACCACCGGCGGGCACCAGAGGGCCACATGggctgtcactcagctttcctagATACAGATAGCGCTCTCCGCCTGGTGCCAGGGTCTGTGTCTGAGGTTTGTCATTGTCACTTGTCAGCAGGATATGTAACGGCTGCGGCACCGCCACGTGACGGCACTATATCTGCCGCCTGCCCAGATAACATCAACGGCCGCTCAGGTATGTAAGTGGAAGCTGTGACACAGGGGCCACCCCGGGGGGTGATGACGGCGCTATAGTGTGCAGTGTAAGGCGCCATTATGTGTGCAGCGTATGGCGGTATTACACGGACACCATACAGCGCTATTATGTGTGCAGCGTATGGCGGTATTACACGGACACTATACAGCGCTATTATGTGTGCAGCGTATGGCGGTATTACACGGACACCATACAGCGCCATTATGCGTGCAGCGTATGGCGGTATTACACGGACACCATACAGCGCTATTATGTGTGCAGCATATGGCGGTATTACACAGACACCATACAGCGCCATTATGTGTGCAGAGTATGGCAGTATTACACGGACACTATACAGCGCTATTATGTGTGCAGCGTATGGGGGTATTACACGGACACCACACAGCGCCATTATGTGTGCAGCGTATGGGGGTATTACACGGACACTATACAGCGCTATTATGTGTGCAGCGTATGGGGGTATTACACGGACACCATACAGCGCCATTATGTGTGCAGCGTATGGCGGTATTACACAGACACCATACAGCGCTATTATGTGTGCAGCATATGGCGGTATTACACGGACACTATACAGCGCTATTATGTGTGCAGCATATGGCGGTATTACACAGACACCATACAGCGCTATTATGTGTGCAGCGTATGGGGGTATTACACGGACACCATACAGCGCCATTATGTGTGCAGCGTATGGGGGTATTACACGGACACTATACAGCGCTATTATGTGTGCAGCGTATGGGGGTATTACACGGACACCATACAGCGCCATTATGTGTGCAGCGTATGGCGGTATTACACAGACACCATACAGCGCTATTATGTGTGCAGCATATGGCGGTATTACACGGACACTATACAGCGCTATTATGTGTGCAGCATATGGCGGTATTACACAGACACCATACAGCGCTATTATGTGTGCAGCGTATGGGGGTATTACACGGACACCATACAGCGCCATTATGTGTGCAGCGTATGGCGGTATTACACAGACACCATACAGCGCTATTATGTGTGCAGCATATGGCGGTATTACACGGACACCATACAGCGCTATTATGTGTGCAGCGTATGGCGGTATTACACGGACACCATACAGCGCCATTATGTGTGCAGTGTATGGCGGTATTACACAGACACCATACAGCGCTATTATGTGTGCAGCGTATGGCGGTATTACACGGACACCATACAGCGCTATTATGTGTGCAGCGTATGGCGGTATTACACGGACACCATACAGCGCTATTATGTGTGCAGCGTATGGCGGTATTACACGGACACCATACAGCGCTATTATGTGTGCAGCGTATGGCGGTATTACACGGACACTATACAGCGCTATTATGTGTGCAGCATATGGCGGTATTACACAGACACCATACAGCGCCATTATGTGTGCAGAGTATGGCAGTATTACACAGACACCATACAGCGCTATTATGTGTGCAGCGTATGGGGGTATTACACGGACACTATACAGCGCTATTATGTGTgcagtgtatggcagtattacacAGACACCATACAGCGCTATTATGTGTGCAGCATATGGCGGTATTACACGGACACCATACAGCGCTATTATGTGTGCAGCGTATGGCGGTATTACACGGACACCATACAGGACTATATGAGGCGCCGTGTACCCGCTGACTGAACAGTGCGTAGTGTCGGGTTTTCTGCGGAGTCACCTTGAAACCTGGCCAAACGCTGAGAGTTTTGGGTCATGTGGGTGAGGAGAGGCAGCAGCGCAGGGAGGTCAGTACCAACCGCCACTCACCGTCTACCGTATCACCGAGTGGTCCGATGGGATCGGGCTTAAAGGGAAAGTAGAAGCAGCCCAATAGGTGACATGGCGCCATCCACACAGGAAACACTTCTGCCCCCTGCAGCACCACTGGCGGCACAGCACCCCGCACCAGATGAGACAAGATCTACTGCAGCCCCTGTCGCTTTAAGAACGCtcctacagctctgctacacgggACTGGCGGCTCATTTATAAGGTTCTGGGATTATCTGCTGTATAAGATGCCAGGGCGGGGGGGCAGCGGGCACCAGTAATAGACACTCAGCTGGGCAGCGGCAGTCATGGCGGCCATGTTGGTCAGTACCCTGCTACCCCAGActatggaaagctgggtgataacaGCAGGTAACCGTTAAGGGGGGGGCCCACAGGGGGCGTGCCGCTCTGCTGCCCCCTCATCCAGCCTCCGCAATGAGAAAGTGAAAGCTACGCCTCCCCCGCCTCGTGACACAGCAGAGCTGAGGCAGCGTCACCAGAAACCTCCCCCAATGATGACACCGTCCGCTCAGAAGCCTGGGAAAGAAGGGTGACAGTCCGCAGGCGGCCATATTGGTCGTCACCCAGCTGGTCCAGGCTCCtgtcactacaacacccagcattctGATAGACCCTGAGCttgaatctctgcttgctgtgagtgaatggggtaAATACTTCTAAAGCTGagggtctgttacaatgtataAGTCCAGACCAGTAATCACGGCTCTCCGGCTATAGCTAAACTACAGTTCCCAACGTGCccaccatgctgggagttgtagtgaagATCAGCAGTGATCCCGCAGGCGAAGCCGCCATATTTATACCCCTGAATATTCCTGAGCAGATGGAGCGGAATACAGTGCAGCACAGGGGGCCGTCCTAGTCAGGGGCCACCTATCGTACCGGGGGACAGCTGAGGGGCCCCCGCCACCTATCGTACCAAGGGACAGCTGGGGGGCCCCCGCCACCTATCGTACCGGGGGACAGCTGGGGGGCCCCCGCCACCTATCGTACCGGGGGACAGCTGGGGGGCCCCCGCCACCTATCGTACCGGGGGACAGCTGGGGGGCCCCCGCCACCTATCGTACCGGGGGGACAGCTGGGGGGCCCCCGCCACCTATCGTACCGGGGGGACAGCTGGGGGGCCCCCGCCACCTATCGTACCGGGGGGACATCTGAGGGGCCCCCGCCACCTATCGTACCGGGGGACATCTGAGGGGCCCCAGCACCTATCGTATCGGGGGACAGCTGAGGGGCCCCAGCACCTATCGTACCGGGGGACATCTgaggggcccctgccacctatcaTACCGGGGGACATCTGAGGGGCCCCCGCCACCTATCATACCGGGGGGACATCTGAGGGGCCCCCGCCACCTATCATACCGGGGGGACATCTGAGGGGCCCCCGCCACCTATCATACCGAGGGACATCTGAGGGGCCCCCGCCACCTATCGTACCGGGGGACATCTGAGGGGCCCCCAGCACCTATCATACCGGGGGACATCTGAGGGGCCCCCGCACCTATCGTACCGGGGGACATCTGAGGGGCCCCCAGCACCTATCGTACCGGGGGACATCTGAGGGGCCCCCAGCACCTATCGTACCGGGGGACATCTGAGGGGCCCCCAGCACCTATCGTACCGGGGGACATCTGAGGGGCCCCCAGCACCTATCGTACCGGGGGACATCTGAGGGGCCCCCAGCACCTATCGTACCGGGGGACATCTGAGGGGCCCCCGCCACCTATCATACCGGGGGACATCTGAGGGGCCCCCGCACCTATCGTCCCGGGGGACATCTGAGGGGCCCCCGCACCTATCAGTCCAGAGGACATCCACACCTGCCCGTTACATGCCGGCCTCTCCCGGTACCTGCTCCGCCCTGTCAGGCTCCCCCGTCATGACCCTCCCCCCGGCTGATCCTCACTCACCGGCAGTTTGGGGCTGACCTCCCCCTTGCAGTGATGGCAGAAGAAACGATGCTGAGACACCGCCGCCGCCTCCGCCATTTTCCTCTTTCCTCCTCCGGCCGCCGCTGCTGCTCCTCCACTCGTCACGTCAGTCCTCCCAGCAGCAGTGAGGCTGCTCACAGAGTGCCGCCCCCTTCCCGAGCCGCTCTATCCACCAGCGACCAGTGAGAGGCGCTCTGTTTTTCCCCTGTAGTCCTCCACAACCAACAAAAGAAGTACAGAGAGTACGGCGCCCGGGACTGCTCAATCCCAGTCACTACACACCAGTGTGTCAACCAGCTTTATTAACAACTAATGTGGACACACATGACTTTCTGACGTAGAGTCGACAGGTACGAGGGTGAGAGGGTCGGGGCTGTagtggaactacaagtctcagcatgcTGATGATATACTACTCCTATTATAGAGGGTCGGGGCTGTggtggaactacaagtctcagcatgcTGATGATATACTACTCCTATTATAGAGGGTCGGGGCTGTggtggaactacaagtctcagcatgcTGATGATATACTACTCCTATTATAGAGGGTCGGGGCTGTggtggaactacaagtctcagcatgcTGATGATATACTACTCCTATTATAGAGGGTCGGGGCTGTggtggaactacaagtctcagcatgcTGATGATATACTACTCCTATTATAGAGGGTCGGGGCTGTggtggaactacaagtctcagcatgcTGATGATATACTACTCCTATTATAGAGGGTCGGGGCTGTGgtgaactacaagtctcagcatgcTGATGATATACTGCTCCTATTATAGAGGGTCGGGGCTGTGgtgaactacaagtctcagcatgcTGATGATATACTACTCCTATTATAGAGGGTCGGGGCTGTggtggaactacaagtctcagcatgcTGATGATATACTACTCCTATTATAGAGGGTCGGGGCTGTggtggaactacaagtctcagcatgcTGATGATATACTACTCCTATTATAGAGGGTCGGGGCTGTggtggaactacaagtctcagcatgcTGATGATATACTACTCCTATTATAGAGGGTCGGGGCTGTggtggaactacaagtctcagcatgcTGATGATATACTACTCCTATTATAGAGGGTCGGGGCTGTggtggaactacaagtctcagcatgcTGATGATATACTACTCCTATTATAGAGGGTCGGGGCTGTGgtgaactacaagtctcagcatgcTGATGATATACTGCTCCTATTATAGAGGGTCGGGGCTGTGgtgaactacaagtctcagcatgcTGATGATATACTACTCCTATTATAGAGGGTCGGGGCTGTggtggaactacaagtctcagcatgcTGATGATATACTACTCCTATTATAGAGGGTCGGGGCTGTggtggaactacaagtctcagcatgcTGATGATATACTACTCCTATTATAGCTGTTAGGGTAGTAACGTGTGCTGTATGGcaccatactgggagttgtagtcctaacATCTCCATCTCGGGTGTTCGATCACTATGGTACTACAAAAACCAGCATGCCCTGCGAGAGCAGCTGCCAGGTTTATACATTgcggactacaactcccaatgtGTGGTTTTGTCGTAGGTTGGACCGCGGAGGAGGCGCCATGACGGCGATGGAGATGTGGCTGAGCGCGCTGCTCCTGCAGGAGCACTACGGCGAGATCGTGGAGCGCGTGGGCGCCTTCCTGATCCGCAACGGCGCCCAACCGCTCAGGGTGATCGTCAGCGagaccgggacccccaccgaccagGTAAGGGGGCCGCCATCAATTCCTCACCATCTTCAAGATCTCcgtttgctgtcagtgactgaAAACCCCCTGGTGACctagtgataggcaaactgcggctctctagctgttgcagaactacaactcccagcatgcaaagactgcctccagctttcagcctacagcagggcatggtgggagttgtagttttgcaacagctggagagccgcagtttgcctatcactgaccTAGTGCATCAGAGGGTTTGTTCCAGTGTGATCCATTGGAAcagaccctcagctgtgagatgtcCCGCCCTCTTGCAGGTGAAGAAGGCGCTGTGCGTCCTCCTGCAGCACGGCCTGGCCACGTACCAGATGCACCGCCGCGGCTTTGTGGAGTACTCCGCCCGCTGTGACCGCTGCCTGCGCATCCTGCGCTTCCCCCGCTACATCTTCACGGCCAAGACGCTGTACGGGGACGCGGGCGAGCTGATCGTGGAGGAGCTGCTGCTGAACGGGAAGATGACGCTGACCGCCGGCGTGAAGAAAGTCGCCAACCGCATGACCGAGACCATGGAAGGCAAGTGATCAGAGCCTCGTACAGCCCCCTAGTGGTGCGAATCACTAACTGCACGAAGGGTTCAACCCAACTGTCAAGAGGTGGAATACCGTCCTGGCCTAATGCTCCTCACAGCTGAGGCTCTGGTACAGTTGCACGCCATGCTAACAGGTGGTGTCTTCCCGCAGACGGGAAGAGCATAGAGTACAGCGAGGTGCTGGCGACTTTCACCCAGTTGGCAGACACTCACTTTGTCCAGCGGTGCCCGGGGGTGTCCGATACTGGGGACGCGCCCAGGGTAGAGGGGCGTCGGCCCCCAGCCCCCACACTGGTCACCAACGAGAAGGAGATGTACTGCGTCCCTAAAGTCACCCTGATCGGTAAGGAAATTCAAAGCCCGGGTTATATCGGGGCGAGGGGTGGGCGCTCACTGTGTCTTGTGTTCTCCGCAGGGAGGGGGAAGCGGCGCCGCTCTTCCGATGACGATGAAGGCGCCACTCAGAGCAAGAGGCCGAAGAGAGACAGCGGTGCAGAGGTGAGTACCGGCCAGCGGGCGGGGGGCGCTGGACGTCGCCTTCAGGTCATGTgaccggctcctccttccccaggACGGCCAGGACGATGGGATCTACTGGCAGATCAACATGGATCGCTTCCACCAGCACTTCCGGGATCAGGCCATCATCAGCGCCGTGTCCAATAAGATGGACCAGGTAGGAGGCGGGCCGCCCCAGAACCTCACGCCTCGCCAGGGGGCGCAGCTCCTGATCCGAGCCTCTGTTTTGGATTACAGACCAGCAGTGAGATCGTCCGCACCATGCTGAGGATGAGCGAGATCACCACCTCCTCCAACGCCGCCTTCACTCAGCCGCTCTCCTCCAACGAGGTATTCTCCGAGGAATGCCAAAGACAGTGCCACCCCTGCCCACGGGTTGGGTCTGGTATTGCAGTGTACCACACACGTGGTGGCGCTGTTTTTAGCAGAGAGCAGCCATCTTTTTCTCATCCTAGATAATGATAACTGAAGTCTGAGGTGGTCTTCCCCTTTAAGAActtacttaattttttttcctgatttgCAGATTTTCCGAGCTTTGCCCGCAGGGTACAACATTGCCAAGCAGGTGTTGGACCAGTACCTAACGCTGCTGGCGGACGACCCGgtaatgactccgcccattttccggctgccccccccccccccccccccacaccctctAACCCTGCTCTCTCTTGCTGATTGCAGTTGGAGTTTGTCGGACGGTCGGGAGACAGCGGCGGCGGGATGTTCGTCATCAGTATCCTTCTGTGATAGGGGAGGGTTTTACAGATTTGTTTTCTCTCTGTTAATCCggcgatgcccccccccccctcgttcCGGATTAAAGGGATTGTACATCCAGTTCTGTCTCGTTGGTTTCTTGACTCCCTAAGATCTGCACAAAGCTGTCACCTCGCTGGCCACCTCCAACCTGGAGTCCATCGTCCAAGAGAGGTGAGAAACGGAGAGAAAATGgtcgtttgtttgtttgttttttatttctctgtttttgactttttctttttgtttctttgtttTTCCGTCAGGTTCGGCTCTCGCTGCGCCCGGATCTTCCGACTCCTCCTACGAAAGAAACACCTGGAGCAGAAACAAGTGGAGGATTTTGCAATGATCCCAGCGAAGGAGGCGAAAGACATGTTATACCGCATGTTATCAGTCAACCTAGTCAACCTGCAGGTCAGTGACGCCTCCTCatctacagggggcagtattatagcagttatatccctgtacataggagcagtattatagtagttatatccctgtacataggagcagtattatagtagttatattcttgtacataggagcagtattatagtagttatattcttgtacataggagcagtattatagtagttatattcttgtacataggagcagtattatagtagttatatgctcatatataggaggcagtattatagtagttatattcttgtacatagaaggcagtattatagtagttatattcttgtacataggagcagtattatagtagttatagtcttgtacataggaggcagtattatagtagttatattcttgtacataggagcagtattatagcagttatattcttgtacataggagcagtattatagtagttatatgctcatatataggagcagtattatagcagttatatccctgtacataggagcagtattatagcagttatattcttgtacataggagcagtattatagtagttatattcttgtacataggaggcagtattatagtagttatattcttgtacataggagcagtattatagc
The sequence above is drawn from the Bufo bufo chromosome 11, aBufBuf1.1, whole genome shotgun sequence genome and encodes:
- the POLR3C gene encoding DNA-directed RNA polymerase III subunit RPC3; this encodes MTAMEMWLSALLLQEHYGEIVERVGAFLIRNGAQPLRVIVSETGTPTDQVKKALCVLLQHGLATYQMHRRGFVEYSARCDRCLRILRFPRYIFTAKTLYGDAGELIVEELLLNGKMTLTAGVKKVANRMTETMEDGKSIEYSEVLATFTQLADTHFVQRCPGVSDTGDAPRVEGRRPPAPTLVTNEKEMYCVPKVTLIGRGKRRRSSDDDEGATQSKRPKRDSGAEDGQDDGIYWQINMDRFHQHFRDQAIISAVSNKMDQTSSEIVRTMLRMSEITTSSNAAFTQPLSSNEIFRALPAGYNIAKQVLDQYLTLLADDPLEFVGRSGDSGGGMFVINLHKAVTSLATSNLESIVQERFGSRCARIFRLLLRKKHLEQKQVEDFAMIPAKEAKDMLYRMLSVNLVNLQEIPKTPDHAPSRTFYLYTVNPLSAARMLLQRCYKTVANLIERRQFETKENKRLLEKSQRIEAILTSMQATGAEESQLAEIEEMITAPERQQLENLKRNVNKLDASEIQVDETIFILESYVTSTKATIL